One segment of Buteo buteo chromosome 6, bButBut1.hap1.1, whole genome shotgun sequence DNA contains the following:
- the NGB gene encoding neuroglobin yields MESGMPLSGRQRALIRESWQRVSGSPVQHGLVLFSRLMSRLREEKKGKIYEKSFKKDGWRVDGRLRGLFDLDPDLLPLFQYNCKQFASPQECLSTPEFLDHIRKVMLVIDAAVSHLENLSCLEEYLCNLGKKHQAVGVKVESFSTVGESLLYMLEKCLGAAFSPDVREAWSKLYSAVVKAMQRGWETLPEGD; encoded by the exons ATGGAGAGCGGGATGCCGCTGTCTGGCAGGCAGCGAGCGCTGATCCGGGAGAGCTGGCAGCGGGTGAGCGGCAGCCCCGTCCAGCACGGCCTCGTCCTTTTCAGCAG GTTAATGTCTCGATTACGGGaagagaagaaggggaaaatctatgaaaagtcatttaaaaagGACGGTTGGAGAGTTGACGGTCGGCTTcgggg GCTGTTTGACTTGGACCCTGACCTATTGCCCCTTTTCCAGTACAACTGCAAGCAGTTTGCCAGCCCTCAGGAGTGCCTCTCCACCCCCGAGTTCCTGGATCACATCAGGAAG GTGATGCTGGTGATCGATGCTGCTGTGAGCCACCTGGAGAACTTGTCCTGCCTGGAAGAGTATCTCTGCAACCTCGGCAAGAAGCACCAGGCAGTTGGGGTGAAGGTGGAGTCTTTCTCG ACTGTCGGCGAGTCCTTGCTGTACATGCTGGAGAAATGCCTTGGCGCTGCCTTCAGCCCAGACGTACGGGAGGCTTGGAGCAAACTCTACAGTGCTGTGGTGAAAGCCATGCAACGCGGCTGGGAGACCCTCCCAGAAGGGGACTAG
- the TMEM63C gene encoding osmosensitive cation channel TMEM63C, with product MESVYSVEPAPDGAGPTSLDVLSFLDALVNSTEEQCFSARSRSTVLEGLPFGGVPTVLAINFILWLLLLLVFSCLRKAAWDYGRLALLMDNDSLTSLFYGEQSEKEKSPSESSPLDADNKDVGFCSWLISIYQMKDEEIQSKCGIDATTYLSFQRHLLVLLMLVCVLSVAVILPVNFSGDLLGHNPTHFGRTTIANIPTQDRLLWLHSIFALIYFILTILCMAHHSVHLEYRENEKVARTLMVTHIPKEITDPSLIIKHFHEAYPSCTVTNVQFCFDVRKLMKLDAERRKAMKGRLYFTTKAQKEGKIMIKTHPCARIFCCRFCGFEQVDAEQYYGELEEKLTDEFNAERNRITLKRLDMAFVTFQDERMTAVILKDYSHIRCRKHPQQSSVTTVVKSHHWGVRYAPAPSDIIWENLSVRGTSWWVRFILLNICLFVLLFFLTTPAIIVNTMDMFNVTHPVESLKNPIITQFFPTLLLWAFSVFLPFLVYYSAFFESHWTRSSENQLTMHKCFFFLVFMVIILPSLGLSSLDLFFRWLFDTHFLDEADIKFQCVFLPDNGAFFVNYVVTSSLIGTAMELLRIPGLLVYTARLCFAKSEPERLHVKRSQAYQFQFGLEYAWTCCIFSVVMTYSITCPIIVPFGLLYMLLKHMVDRYNIYYVYIPTKLNQRLHVAAISQVVVAPILCMFWLLFFSVLRLGPTRPVTLFTFVVLLSCIVFSFFGLCLKKLQPRKPSSYQMSDQSEGAFNDVERSSVSSTPNSNLFVATVLQEPELSLTPAASPAHQSYGTMGNHLEPAEDGEDGGLQSFETELETVEGEYRSGPVMESQARYQ from the exons ATGGAGAGCGTGTACTCGGTGGAGCCAGCACCTGACGGTGCCGGCCCCACCTCTCTGGACGTGCTCAGCTTCCTGGACGCCCTGGTGAACAGCACAGAGGAGCAATGCTTCAGCGCCCGCTCCCGCAGCACCGTCCTGGAAGGGCTGCCGTTCGGCGGCGTGCCCACCGTGCTCGCCATCAACTTCATCCTCTGGCTG cttctcctcctgGTCTTCTCCTGCCTTCGGAAAGCAGCTTGGGACTATGGGCGCCTGGCGCTGCTGATGGACAATGATAG TTTGACGTCACTTTTCTATGGAGAGCAGAGCGAGAAGGAGAAGTCCCCATCGGAGAGCAGCCCCCTGGATGCTGACAACAAGGACGTG GGATTCTGCTCCTGGCTCATTTCCATCTACCAGATGAA GGACGAGGAGATTCAGAGCAAGTGTGGGATCGATGCCACCACCTACCTCTCCTTCCAGCGTCACCTCCTGGTCCTGCTGATGCTGGTCTGCGTGCTCTCCGTGGCTGTCATCCTGCCTGTCAACTTCTCGGGGGACCTCCTGG GACACAATCCCACCCACTTCGGCCGGACAACCATCGCCAACATCCCAACGCA ggACCGtctgctgtggctgcacagCATCTTCGCCCTCATCTATTTCATCCTCACCATCCTCTGCATGGCTCACCACTCCGTCCACCTGGAATACCGAGAGAATGAGAAG GTCGCCCGGACACTGATGGTTACCCACATCCCCAAAGAGATCACAGACCCTTCCCTTATCATCAAGCATTTCCA CGAGGCTTATCCCAGCTGCACTGTCACCAACGTCCAGTTCTGCTTTGACGTGCGCAAGCTGATGAAGCTGGATGCGGAGAG GCGCAAGGCAATGAAGGGGCGGCTTTACTTCACCACCAAGGCGCAGAAAGAGGGGAAGATCATGATCAAAACCCACCCCTGTGCCCGTATCTTCTGCTGCCGCTTCTGTGGCTTTGAGCAG GTGGACGCCGAGCAGTACTAcggggagctggaggagaagctCACGGATGAGTTCAATGCTGAGCGCAACCGCATCACACTCAAGCGGCTTGACATGGCCTTCGTCACCTTCCAGGACGAGCGGATGACGGCTGT GATTTTGAAGGACTACAGCCACATCCGCTGCCGCAAGCACCCCCAGCAGTCCTCTGTCACCACCGTGGTCAAGTCGCACCACTGGGGCGTTCGCTATGCCCCTGCACCCAGCGATATCATCTG GGAGAATTTATCGGTCCGTGGCACATCCTGGTGGGTGCGATTCATCCTCCTTAATATCTGCCTCTTcgtccttctcttcttcctcaccaCACCAGCCATCATTGTCAACACTATGGACATGTTCAACGTGACACACCCTGTGGAGAGCCTCAAG AACCCCATCATCACCCAGTTCTTCCCCACACTGCTGCTCTGGGCCTTCTCCGTCTTCCTGCCTTTCCTTGTCTACTACTCGGCATTCTTTGAGTCGCACTGGACGAG GTCGAGTGAGAATCAGCTCACCATGCACAAGTGCTTCTTCTTCCTAGTGTTCATGGTCATCATTCTGCCCTCGCTGGGGCTGAGCAG CCTGGACCTTTTTTTCCGCTGGCTCTTTGACACCCACTTTCTGGACGAGGCTGATATCAAGTTCCA GTGTGTTTTCCTCCCGGACAACGGCGCTTTCTTCGTCAACTATGTGGTCACCTCCAGCCTGATTGGGACAGCTATGGAGCTGCTGCGCATCCCGGGCCTCCTTGTCTACACCGCCCGCCTCTGCTTTGCCAAGTCCGAGCCCGAGCGGCTCCACGTCAAGCGG AGCCAAGCCTACCAGTTCCAGTTTGGACTGGAGTATGCCTGGACCTGCTGCATCTTCTCCGTTGTCATGACATACAGCATCACCTGCCCCATCATCGTCCCCTTCG GGTTGCTCTACATGCTGCTCAAGCACATGGTTGACCGGTACAACATTTACTATGTGTACATCCCCACCAAGCTGAACCAGCGCCTCCACGTCGCCGCCATCAGCCAGGTTGTGGTGGCCCCCATCCTCTGCATGTTCTGGCTGCTCTTCTTCTCCGTCCTGCGCCTCG GTCCCACCCGCCCTGTCACCCTCTTCACCTTTGTGGTCCTCCTCTCCTGCATTGTCTTCTCCTTCTTTGGCCTCTGCCTGAAGAAGCTGCAGCCGCGGAAACCCTCCAGCTACCAG atGTCTGACCAGTCTGAGGGCGCCTTCAACGATGTGGAGCGGAGCAGCGTTTCCTCCACCCCCAACTCCAAC CTCTTCGTGGCCACCGTCCTGCAGGAGCCCGAGCTGAGCCTGACGCCGGCGGCCTCCCCGGCGCACCAGTCCTACGGCACCATGGGCAACCACCTGGAGCCAGCGGAGGATGGGGAGGACGGGGGGCTGCAGAGCTTCGAGACGGAGCTGGAGACAGTGGAGGGCGAGTACAGGAGCGGCCCCGTGATGGAGAGCCAGGCCCGCTACCAGTGA